The following proteins are encoded in a genomic region of Actinomadura sp. NAK00032:
- a CDS encoding CGNR zinc finger domain-containing protein, protein MGVTGYKSHGVSAAAALVNAVTGTGGDASADALRRILRENEFFWREFEDADAEDFRAWGRILRPFFEAERLEDATALLNRLMLEIPMHPHLSDHEPHGLHMHYAPPSSRLTHRFRATTLMNLAELIVEHGLGRTGVCAADGCDRVYADTSRAGRRRFCSEACANRTNVAAFRARRRT, encoded by the coding sequence ATGGGCGTCACGGGCTACAAGAGCCACGGGGTATCGGCGGCCGCCGCGCTGGTCAACGCCGTGACCGGCACGGGCGGGGACGCCTCGGCGGACGCGCTGCGCCGCATCCTGCGCGAGAACGAGTTCTTCTGGCGCGAGTTCGAGGACGCCGACGCCGAGGACTTCCGCGCCTGGGGCCGCATCCTGCGGCCGTTCTTCGAGGCCGAGCGGCTCGAGGACGCGACGGCGCTGCTCAACCGGCTGATGCTGGAGATCCCCATGCATCCGCACCTGTCCGACCACGAGCCGCACGGCCTGCACATGCACTACGCGCCGCCGTCGTCCCGGCTCACCCACCGGTTCCGGGCGACCACGCTGATGAACCTCGCCGAGCTGATCGTCGAGCACGGGCTCGGCCGCACCGGCGTCTGCGCCGCCGACGGCTGCGACCGGGTGTACGCCGACACCTCCCGCGCGGGGCGGCGCCGGTTCTGCTCGGAGGCGTGCGCGAACCGGACGAACGTCGCCGCGTTCCGCGCCCGCCGGCGGACGTGA
- a CDS encoding aromatic acid exporter family protein yields the protein MSLPFLRRRSREGGRAPGTGRAGRSSPLRVTTEVQSTVYRIARLTLTATLAFVLATAVLPEGVPQPLLSPLTALLVVQFSVVGTIRASILRVASVTSGVLVAVMAASTIGFSWWTLGLTILTALVIGHVLRLGEHVLEAPISAMLIFALGTASEAGAAERVLETLIGAATGLTATLLVPSVRVRPAEEAVEDISGRLRGLIEEIAEGLRGDRTAGEAARWQEDAERLAREIGRTDRDLGAAEESVRLNPRARRLVDAGVALRNAMETMEHCMLSLRGLTRSLADDERFGERGRLLTDPLLRRELGDALAGIAASIAAYGRLARSDLARDARPFHAEHDLEVRVDVARERRARLRRELHGRAAAGDLWPLYGEVSMDVDRLIENLRVEHRARAREHWRRHRGAARHLPARPVQVVQQAGHQLRRAAGSAVQAAERTARPPGDKRSHGDGH from the coding sequence ATGTCGCTCCCGTTCCTGCGCCGCCGCTCCCGCGAGGGCGGCCGCGCACCCGGCACCGGCCGCGCGGGCCGCAGCTCGCCGCTGCGCGTGACGACGGAGGTGCAGTCCACGGTCTACCGGATCGCCAGGCTGACGCTCACCGCCACGCTGGCGTTCGTCCTGGCCACGGCCGTGCTCCCGGAGGGCGTCCCGCAGCCGCTGCTGTCCCCGCTGACCGCGCTGCTCGTCGTGCAGTTCTCCGTCGTCGGCACGATCCGGGCGAGCATCCTGCGGGTCGCCTCGGTCACCTCCGGGGTGCTGGTCGCGGTGATGGCCGCGAGCACGATCGGGTTCTCCTGGTGGACGCTCGGCCTGACCATCCTCACCGCGCTGGTCATCGGGCACGTCCTGCGGCTGGGCGAGCACGTGCTGGAGGCCCCGATCTCCGCGATGCTGATCTTCGCGCTGGGCACCGCGAGCGAGGCGGGCGCGGCCGAGCGGGTGCTGGAGACGCTGATCGGCGCCGCCACCGGGCTGACGGCGACGCTGCTGGTCCCCTCGGTGCGGGTGCGGCCGGCGGAGGAGGCCGTCGAGGACATCTCCGGGCGGCTGCGCGGGCTGATCGAGGAGATCGCCGAGGGGCTGCGCGGCGACCGGACCGCGGGCGAGGCCGCCCGCTGGCAGGAGGACGCCGAGCGGCTCGCCCGCGAGATCGGCCGGACCGACCGGGACCTCGGCGCCGCCGAGGAGAGCGTCCGGCTCAACCCGCGGGCGCGGCGGCTCGTGGACGCCGGCGTCGCGCTGCGCAACGCGATGGAGACCATGGAGCACTGCATGCTGTCGCTGCGCGGGCTGACCCGGTCGCTGGCCGACGACGAGCGGTTCGGCGAGCGGGGCCGGCTGCTGACCGACCCGCTGCTGCGCCGCGAGCTCGGCGACGCCCTCGCCGGGATCGCCGCGAGCATCGCCGCCTACGGCCGCCTCGCCCGCTCCGACCTCGCCCGGGACGCCCGCCCGTTCCACGCCGAGCACGACCTGGAGGTGCGGGTGGACGTGGCCCGCGAGCGCCGCGCCCGGCTCCGCCGGGAGCTGCACGGGCGGGCCGCGGCCGGGGACCTGTGGCCGCTGTACGGGGAGGTCTCCATGGACGTCGACCGCCTCATCGAGAACCTGCGCGTCGAGCACCGGGCCCGCGCCCGCGAGCACTGGCGGCGGCACCGCGGCGCGGCCCGGCACCTGCCCGCCCGGCCGGTGCAGGTCGTCCAGCAGGCCGGGCACCAGCTGCGCCGGGCCGCCGGGTCCGCCGTCCAGGCCGCCGAGCGCACCGCCCGCCCTCCCGGCGACAAGCGCTCACACGGCGACGGGCACTGA
- a CDS encoding LVIVD repeat-containing protein yields MLPRTTKPAGRLIQGGVAVAASVALLAGSAWACPPEPENQTAQAAGKTAQAEGAGGHAGHFHRADAAATEKSEAVKGVRRVGGVSDAKGAISLMFMDYGHGRHKRTIMYATGDFGLKAYDITADPKVPKLVGQLNMPGMWETEDTDFDPKRKIIYLSRDPRAFGGNTRTGESGIYVVDASKPESLRQITYVKVPAGHTTTCVNDCRYLWTGGPAKADWMPADWGGRPVWVTDVRNPAKPKVHKDPIDTGRNDGKTDYTHDIQVDSNGVAWASGRGGVRGYYTTGRHYDPVAKKWRRATAVDPVPYAGGGLDEATTNSTFMHNSYRAVGRTRNQAADPRRWGNGKLLYVTEETFNDGCANDGLLVIASLEGSYGGEGWRSTPEEKFRLHTVGTWGVAGKEGSDPTSTDCSAHYFDVRDGVIVQSFYSQGTRFLDVRDPTNPRQIAYYRPADAASWQPYWHGKYVYVADNTRGVDVLEPTFH; encoded by the coding sequence ATGCTCCCCCGTACGACCAAGCCCGCCGGGCGCCTGATCCAGGGCGGCGTGGCGGTCGCCGCGTCCGTCGCGCTGCTGGCCGGCAGCGCCTGGGCCTGCCCGCCCGAGCCCGAGAACCAGACCGCGCAGGCCGCGGGGAAGACCGCCCAGGCGGAGGGGGCCGGCGGCCACGCCGGGCACTTCCACCGGGCGGACGCCGCGGCGACCGAGAAGTCCGAGGCGGTCAAGGGCGTGCGGCGCGTCGGCGGCGTGTCCGACGCCAAGGGCGCCATCTCCCTGATGTTCATGGACTACGGCCACGGCCGGCACAAGCGCACGATCATGTACGCGACCGGCGACTTCGGGCTGAAGGCCTACGACATCACCGCCGACCCCAAGGTCCCCAAGCTGGTCGGGCAGCTGAACATGCCCGGCATGTGGGAGACCGAGGACACCGACTTCGACCCCAAGCGCAAGATCATCTATCTGTCCCGGGACCCGCGCGCGTTCGGCGGCAACACCCGGACGGGCGAGTCGGGCATCTACGTCGTGGACGCGTCCAAGCCGGAGAGCCTGCGGCAGATCACCTACGTCAAGGTCCCCGCCGGGCACACCACGACGTGCGTGAACGACTGCAGGTACCTGTGGACGGGCGGCCCCGCCAAGGCCGACTGGATGCCCGCCGACTGGGGCGGCCGCCCGGTCTGGGTGACCGACGTCCGGAACCCGGCCAAGCCGAAGGTCCACAAGGACCCGATCGACACCGGCCGCAACGACGGCAAGACCGACTACACCCACGACATCCAGGTCGACTCCAACGGGGTCGCGTGGGCGTCCGGGCGCGGCGGCGTGCGCGGCTACTACACGACCGGCCGCCACTACGACCCGGTGGCGAAGAAGTGGCGGAGGGCCACGGCCGTCGACCCCGTCCCGTACGCGGGCGGCGGCCTGGACGAGGCCACCACCAACTCCACCTTCATGCACAACAGCTACCGGGCGGTCGGCCGCACGCGGAACCAGGCCGCCGACCCGCGCAGGTGGGGCAACGGCAAGCTGCTGTACGTCACCGAGGAGACGTTCAACGACGGCTGCGCCAACGACGGGCTGCTCGTCATCGCGTCGCTGGAGGGCTCCTACGGCGGTGAGGGCTGGCGGTCCACGCCGGAGGAGAAGTTCCGCCTGCACACCGTCGGGACGTGGGGCGTGGCGGGCAAGGAGGGCAGCGACCCCACCAGCACGGACTGCTCCGCCCACTACTTCGACGTCCGCGACGGCGTGATCGTGCAGTCGTTCTACTCGCAGGGCACGCGGTTCCTGGACGTCCGCGACCCGACGAACCCGCGGCAGATCGCCTACTACCGGCCGGCGGACGCCGCGTCCTGGCAGCCCTACTGGCACGGCAAGTACGTCTACGTCGCCGACAACACGCGCGGCGTCGACGTCCTGGAGCCGACCTTCCACTGA
- a CDS encoding ABC transporter substrate-binding protein, producing MKSSTRTAALVTGAVVVLLAPVAAWRAWSEPADPRISVGAAAPATLLPGDVRDPSGRMIANAVWTGLVSYDPGTGAPANAAAASVTSPDRRVWTVRLRPGATFQDGSPVTSRSFTGAWTAALREGWTGARLFTDVAHVKGARRGAQSVAGLKVKDDLTFEVALDRPLSGFPALLGDPAFFPLPDSVLKSRDWASYGRRPVGNGPFKVASRSAREIVLQPRSGRGRSVAVKAMPDAKAQYSATATGDLDVATRVPPDRHESMEADFGNRHRAVPGRDVTYLAFPAWAERLASPTVRSALSMAIDRSAVTEGALGHQYSPADSLMAPGIRPGRREGQCRLCVHDAKAAVAALSDAGGLSGPLNLWYEAGRGDDAWVKAVADQLRKELKLDARPHPVTGLREAVADREVDGPFVSRTTAAYPAPVAALTPLLDAGTGFDDAYTTRLVADAVKAATPEDGVIPARLAESAMLRDMPAMPLWSAHDHLVWSERVRGVTAGAFTGLRLDRLALKR from the coding sequence ATGAAGAGTTCCACGCGTACCGCGGCCCTGGTCACCGGGGCGGTGGTGGTGCTGCTGGCGCCCGTCGCGGCCTGGCGGGCGTGGAGCGAGCCCGCCGACCCGCGGATCTCGGTGGGCGCCGCCGCCCCGGCGACGCTGCTGCCCGGCGACGTCCGCGACCCGTCCGGGCGCATGATCGCGAACGCGGTGTGGACGGGGCTCGTCTCCTACGACCCCGGGACCGGCGCGCCCGCGAACGCCGCCGCCGCGTCGGTCACCAGCCCGGACCGGCGGGTCTGGACGGTCCGGCTGCGGCCCGGCGCGACGTTCCAGGACGGCTCGCCCGTCACGTCCCGCTCGTTCACCGGCGCCTGGACGGCCGCCCTGCGCGAAGGCTGGACGGGAGCGCGCCTGTTCACCGACGTCGCGCACGTCAAGGGCGCCCGGCGAGGAGCGCAGAGCGTGGCCGGGCTCAAGGTGAAGGACGATCTGACCTTCGAGGTGGCGCTCGACCGCCCGCTGAGCGGGTTCCCCGCCCTGCTCGGCGACCCGGCGTTCTTCCCGCTGCCGGACAGCGTCCTGAAGTCGCGGGACTGGGCGTCCTACGGGCGGAGACCGGTCGGGAACGGCCCGTTCAAGGTGGCGTCGCGGAGCGCGCGGGAGATCGTTCTGCAACCCCGGTCGGGCAGGGGCCGCTCAGTGGCCGTGAAGGCGATGCCGGACGCCAAGGCGCAGTACAGCGCGACGGCGACCGGCGACCTGGACGTCGCCACGCGGGTCCCGCCCGACCGGCACGAGTCGATGGAGGCCGACTTCGGGAACCGGCACCGCGCCGTCCCCGGCCGGGACGTGACGTACCTGGCGTTCCCGGCGTGGGCGGAGCGGCTCGCGTCCCCGACCGTCCGGTCGGCGCTGTCGATGGCGATCGACCGGTCCGCGGTGACCGAGGGCGCGCTCGGGCACCAGTACTCCCCCGCCGACTCCCTGATGGCGCCGGGCATCCGCCCCGGCCGCCGCGAGGGGCAGTGCCGGCTGTGCGTGCACGACGCGAAGGCGGCCGTCGCCGCGCTGTCCGACGCGGGCGGGCTGTCCGGGCCGCTGAACCTCTGGTACGAGGCGGGCCGCGGCGACGACGCCTGGGTCAAGGCGGTCGCCGACCAGCTCCGCAAGGAACTCAAGCTCGACGCGCGTCCGCACCCGGTCACCGGCCTGCGCGAGGCCGTGGCCGACCGCGAGGTGGACGGCCCGTTCGTCTCCCGCACCACGGCCGCCTACCCCGCGCCCGTCGCCGCGCTCACCCCGCTGCTGGACGCCGGGACCGGGTTCGACGACGCCTACACGACCCGCCTCGTCGCCGACGCCGTGAAGGCCGCCACCCCCGAAGACGGCGTGATCCCCGCGCGCCTGGCGGAGAGCGCGATGCTGCGGGACATGCCCGCGATGCCGCTGTGGTCCGCCCACGATCACCTGGTCTGGTCGGAGCGGGTGCGCGGCGTGACCGCCGGCGCCTTCACCGGCCTGCGCCTCGACCGCCTGGCGCTCAAGAGGTAG
- a CDS encoding MFS transporter yields MPPRQPPHRRPAWTLAVASAAGYLLVLDLVGVNIALPDMRRDLGAGLAEVQWAVDAYALALAGLLLTAGALADRLGRRRLLLGGLAAFTGASLACGLAPSAPVLDAFRAVQGCGAAVLYGTASPLLAAAYPAGRGRNRALGVYAAAAGAAIATGPLVGGALTGLLGWRAIFFLNVPVGAAALAVAALAVPESRDPRPRPLDPAAALLLTAGLGGLLWALIEIPRLGWDAPGALLPAVAGAAALAVLGRRRVPEPMIDLSLLRDGLYAANASAALFSHAAGAGSLAYFSLYVQGPMGTPPAQAGLWFLTYSAPALAAPLLLSRVAHRVPSAALVAAGPLLTVLSTLLLAATYRTGSWPAMVPGFAVGGLAAIGNLVSSQVALEAAPAERAGIAAGITNTAKQLGIAVGIAVLGVPYGLAGLGGMLLTAAALGLAGALPALYLLSARRSRRRPVKAPAVTPRTRSDQTR; encoded by the coding sequence ATGCCCCCTCGCCAGCCCCCTCACCGCCGTCCGGCCTGGACCCTCGCGGTCGCCTCGGCCGCCGGGTACCTGCTCGTCCTCGACCTGGTCGGGGTGAACATCGCGCTCCCCGACATGCGCCGCGACCTGGGCGCGGGCCTGGCGGAGGTGCAGTGGGCCGTCGACGCCTACGCGCTCGCCCTCGCCGGGCTGCTGCTGACGGCGGGCGCGCTGGCCGACCGGCTCGGCCGCCGCCGCCTGCTGCTCGGCGGGCTCGCCGCCTTCACCGGCGCGTCGCTGGCCTGCGGGCTCGCGCCGTCGGCGCCCGTCCTGGACGCGTTCCGCGCCGTGCAGGGGTGCGGCGCGGCCGTCCTCTACGGGACGGCGTCGCCGCTGCTGGCGGCGGCGTATCCGGCGGGACGGGGCCGCAACCGGGCACTCGGGGTGTACGCCGCCGCGGCGGGCGCCGCCATCGCGACCGGCCCGCTGGTCGGCGGCGCGCTCACCGGGCTGCTCGGCTGGCGGGCGATCTTCTTCCTCAACGTGCCGGTCGGCGCCGCCGCGCTCGCCGTGGCCGCCCTGGCGGTGCCCGAGTCGCGGGACCCGCGCCCCCGCCCGCTCGACCCGGCCGCCGCCCTGCTGCTGACGGCGGGGCTCGGCGGGCTGCTGTGGGCGCTCATCGAGATCCCCCGGCTGGGCTGGGACGCGCCCGGTGCCCTGCTCCCGGCAGTCGCGGGCGCCGCCGCGCTCGCCGTGCTCGGGAGGCGCCGCGTCCCCGAGCCCATGATCGACCTGTCGCTGCTGCGGGACGGCCTGTACGCGGCGAACGCGTCCGCCGCCCTGTTCTCGCACGCGGCCGGCGCCGGGTCGCTGGCCTACTTCTCGCTCTACGTGCAGGGCCCGATGGGCACCCCGCCGGCGCAGGCGGGCCTCTGGTTCCTCACCTACAGCGCGCCGGCGCTGGCGGCGCCGCTGCTCCTCTCGCGGGTCGCGCACCGCGTCCCGTCCGCCGCGCTCGTGGCGGCCGGCCCGCTGCTGACCGTGCTGTCGACGCTGCTGCTCGCCGCGACGTACCGGACGGGCTCGTGGCCCGCGATGGTGCCGGGGTTCGCCGTCGGCGGCCTCGCGGCGATCGGCAACCTCGTGTCCAGCCAGGTCGCCCTGGAGGCGGCCCCCGCCGAACGCGCGGGGATCGCCGCCGGGATCACGAACACCGCCAAGCAACTGGGAATCGCGGTGGGCATCGCCGTCCTCGGCGTCCCCTACGGCCTGGCGGGGCTGGGCGGGATGCTCCTCACCGCGGCGGCCCTGGGCCTGGCCGGGGCGCTTCCCGCCCTCTACCTCTTGAGCGCCAGGCGGTCGAGGCGCAGGCCGGTGAAGGCGCCGGCGGTCACGCCGCGCACCCGCTCCGACCAGACCAGGTGA
- a CDS encoding TetR/AcrR family transcriptional regulator, which yields MKTPAQRGRGTRGLTREEVLDATLDLAEERGLDAVSMRGVADRLGVTPMALYRYVGDKQGLLDGLVERLIRELPDDDPALPWQDRLRAFGTGVREVARRHPAVFLLLFTRPTVTGEARRARDAVQAMLRSAGVPEDVVPPLQRLLDTIGLGLAASEANGRFTGTAQDVDRVFDLAEDLLVAAVERYARP from the coding sequence ATGAAGACCCCGGCGCAGCGCGGTCGCGGCACCCGCGGACTCACCCGCGAGGAGGTGCTGGACGCGACCCTCGACCTCGCCGAGGAGCGCGGCCTCGACGCGGTGAGCATGCGCGGCGTCGCCGACCGGCTCGGCGTCACGCCGATGGCGCTCTACCGGTACGTCGGCGACAAGCAGGGCCTGCTGGACGGCCTGGTCGAGCGCCTCATCCGGGAACTGCCGGACGACGACCCGGCGCTGCCCTGGCAGGACCGGCTCCGCGCGTTCGGCACCGGGGTGCGGGAGGTCGCGCGGCGCCATCCGGCGGTGTTCCTGCTGCTGTTCACGCGGCCGACCGTGACCGGGGAGGCCCGGCGGGCGCGCGACGCGGTGCAGGCGATGCTGCGCAGCGCCGGGGTGCCGGAGGACGTCGTCCCGCCGCTGCAGCGGCTGCTGGACACGATCGGGCTGGGGCTCGCGGCGTCGGAGGCCAACGGCCGGTTCACCGGCACCGCGCAGGACGTCGACCGGGTCTTCGACCTCGCGGAGGACCTGCTCGTCGCCGCCGTCGAGCGCTACGCGCGGCCGTGA
- a CDS encoding LacI family DNA-binding transcriptional regulator, which yields MQQEDEPGRVTLAQVADQAGVSISTVSKVLNGREDVARKTRLRVERLLEHHGYRRGSRSGPDAPLIEIVLHEIESLWTMELIRGVESVAKANGASLVLTESGTRHSPGPEWISGVLRRRPLGVVLLFSSMPPEYKKRLRSRSIPFVIIDPAGDPEPDVPSVGSANWSGGLAATRHLIDQGHRRIAIITGPADMLCSVARLDGFRSAMSMAGLDVEPSYVSYGDFHVDGGFERAMELLGRPDRPTAIFAGSDLQALGVLEAARVHGLRVPDDLSVVGYDDVAVAPWASPALTTVHQPLRQMAESAAQIILGIRNGEPVATRLELSTSLVVRKSTAAPPPERG from the coding sequence ATGCAGCAGGAGGACGAACCCGGCCGGGTGACCCTGGCCCAAGTGGCGGATCAGGCCGGAGTCTCCATTTCGACAGTTTCGAAAGTGCTCAACGGCCGCGAGGACGTCGCCCGCAAGACCCGCCTCCGGGTGGAGCGCCTGCTGGAGCACCACGGCTACCGGCGGGGCTCCCGGTCGGGCCCCGACGCGCCGCTCATCGAGATCGTCCTCCACGAGATCGAGAGCCTGTGGACCATGGAGCTCATCCGCGGGGTGGAGAGCGTCGCCAAGGCCAACGGCGCGAGCCTGGTGCTGACCGAGAGCGGCACCCGGCACTCCCCCGGCCCCGAGTGGATCAGCGGGGTGCTGCGCCGCCGGCCGCTCGGCGTCGTGCTGCTGTTCTCCAGCATGCCGCCGGAGTACAAGAAGCGGCTGCGCTCGCGCTCGATCCCGTTCGTCATCATCGACCCCGCCGGGGACCCCGAGCCCGACGTCCCGTCGGTCGGCTCGGCCAACTGGTCCGGCGGGCTCGCGGCGACCCGGCACCTCATCGACCAGGGCCACCGCCGCATCGCGATCATCACCGGACCGGCGGACATGCTCTGCTCGGTCGCGCGGCTGGACGGCTTCCGCTCCGCGATGAGCATGGCCGGGCTGGACGTCGAGCCGTCGTACGTCTCCTACGGCGACTTCCATGTGGACGGCGGCTTCGAGCGGGCGATGGAGCTGCTCGGCCGCCCCGACCGGCCGACCGCGATCTTCGCCGGCAGCGACCTGCAGGCGCTCGGCGTGCTCGAGGCCGCCCGGGTGCACGGGCTGCGCGTCCCGGACGACCTGTCGGTGGTCGGCTACGACGACGTCGCGGTGGCGCCCTGGGCGAGCCCCGCGCTCACGACCGTCCACCAGCCGCTGCGGCAGATGGCGGAGTCCGCCGCGCAGATCATCCTCGGCATCCGCAACGGGGAGCCGGTCGCGACGCGGCTGGAGCTGTCGACCAGCCTGGTCGTCCGCAAGAGCACCGCGGCCCCGCCTCCCGAGCGGGGCTGA
- a CDS encoding TetR/AcrR family transcriptional regulator — MAPRGETRERVLRTAADLFQRQGYHGTGVNQVLAESGAPKGSLYFHFPEGKEQLAAESVALSGRTVGEALAAAVLAAPDGRAGLAAIGEHFARSLLDSDFGKGCPIATVALETAAASEALRAACDAAYEEWLEGLRAALRGWGVPGERVAPLAALVLSSLQGAIMLARVQRDVSVIHQVTRQLADQL; from the coding sequence ATGGCACCGCGTGGAGAGACGAGAGAGCGGGTCCTGCGGACGGCCGCGGACCTGTTCCAGCGGCAGGGGTACCACGGCACCGGGGTGAACCAGGTGCTCGCGGAGAGCGGCGCCCCGAAGGGCTCGCTGTACTTCCACTTCCCGGAGGGCAAGGAGCAGCTCGCGGCCGAGTCGGTGGCGCTCTCCGGCCGGACGGTCGGCGAGGCGCTCGCGGCGGCCGTGCTCGCCGCGCCGGACGGGCGGGCCGGCCTCGCGGCCATCGGCGAGCACTTCGCCCGGAGCCTCCTCGACTCCGACTTCGGCAAGGGCTGCCCCATCGCGACCGTGGCCCTGGAGACGGCCGCCGCGAGCGAGGCCCTCCGCGCCGCCTGCGACGCCGCCTACGAGGAGTGGCTGGAGGGCCTCCGCGCCGCGCTGCGCGGCTGGGGGGTGCCCGGGGAGCGGGTCGCGCCGCTGGCCGCGCTGGTCCTGTCGTCCCTGCAAGGCGCGATCATGCTCGCCCGCGTCCAGCGGGACGTTTCCGTCATCCACCAGGTCACCCGCCAGCTCGCCGACCAGCTGTGA
- a CDS encoding MBL fold metallo-hydrolase, producing the protein MRVHHLDCAPMREIEPADGPESPLRAARAAGHVLLVETDSSGLLLVDAGIGLGDIERPSERLLDDWVEMAGPTLDPAATAVRQVAALGYSPADVRHIVPTHLHRDHAGGLSDFPDAAVHVFEAERADGGKTPAQLAHGPKWVAYADGEGDTWHGFGGVRALDGVAAEILLVSIGGHTPGHAGVAVRDGDRWLLHAGDAYMYHGEVDRPEPVTHPLMELVQAGGEVDRGLRLANVARLRELARGGEVEVFCAHDPWELARYR; encoded by the coding sequence ATGCGCGTCCACCACCTCGACTGCGCCCCCATGCGGGAGATCGAGCCCGCCGACGGGCCGGAGAGCCCGCTGCGGGCGGCGCGGGCCGCCGGCCACGTCCTGCTGGTCGAGACCGACTCGTCCGGGCTGCTCCTCGTGGACGCCGGGATCGGCCTCGGCGACATCGAGCGCCCGTCCGAGCGGCTGCTCGACGACTGGGTGGAGATGGCCGGGCCGACGCTGGACCCGGCGGCGACGGCCGTCCGGCAGGTGGCGGCGCTCGGCTACTCCCCCGCCGACGTCCGGCACATCGTCCCGACGCACCTGCACCGCGACCACGCGGGCGGACTGAGCGACTTCCCGGACGCGGCCGTGCACGTCTTCGAGGCGGAGCGGGCGGACGGCGGCAAAACCCCCGCGCAGCTCGCCCACGGCCCGAAATGGGTGGCCTACGCGGACGGCGAGGGCGACACCTGGCACGGGTTCGGCGGCGTCCGGGCCCTGGACGGCGTCGCGGCGGAGATCCTGCTCGTCTCGATCGGCGGGCACACGCCGGGGCACGCGGGCGTCGCGGTGCGGGACGGCGACCGCTGGCTCCTGCACGCCGGGGACGCGTACATGTACCACGGCGAGGTCGACCGCCCCGAGCCGGTGACGCATCCGCTGATGGAGCTCGTCCAGGCGGGCGGCGAGGTGGACCGGGGGCTGCGGCTCGCCAACGTCGCGCGGCTGCGGGAGCTGGCGCGCGGCGGCGAGGTCGAGGTCTTCTGCGCCCACGACCCCTGGGAGCTGGCCCGCTACCGCTGA